The genome window GGAAATGACAGATATACTCCTTTGCCAGAAGTTCCGGGAGGTGATCCCGGCAAAACTTCCCAAGGGAGTAAAAGCTGCCCATAAGACCGGCTCGGTTGACGGCATTAAGCACGATTCCGGATTCGTCATTCTGCCCGACGGGCGTAAGTACGTCCTGGTTCTCCTCTCCAAAAACCTGAAAAATATGAACCAGGCCACCGAAACGCTCTCCAGCGTCTCAAAGATCGTCTACGATTATTTTGTGGATAACTAGGGTGCAACTGTCCAGGGCGGGCCGCCGCTCGCCCACAAACAACCGAACGCTTCCTTTCCTCCGGACCTCAGACCTCTCTTGCTATTTCCCTCCCGCTTGTATTATATTTAATTAAAGACGGGGACCCGGGGAATATTCCTTTTCTTAAAACTGCTGCCTCATACCCCAGGGACTTTGAAGCCGTTAAAAACTTTAACAAGGGTGGCAATATGGGTATAAGCATTAAAAGAACCGGTCATACTGCATTACTGGTTGACGATGTCGAAAGAGCTGCAAATTTCTATAATGTTAATTTCGGCTTCGACATCATTTTTATTTTTGAACAATGGGGCCTTGTACGCAAGAACAAGGACGATATTGCATTTATAAGAAAAGGCGCCCCGCATCCCCCGCATTTCGGAATGAGAGTTGCTTCAAAAGATGAAGTGGATAAAGCCCTGCATAAACTCAGGGAAATCGGTACCGAAATTCTCGAAGAACCGAAACTTCACACAGACGACAGCTATTCACTGCTGTTTGCTGATCCCGACGGAAATGCCGTCGAAATAATTTATGACCCCAATATTTCGGGCTGAAAGGGATGACTTAGGTCCTCCCTTTACAGGAATTTGACAATCTGCAGTCATTCCTTTATTTTGCTGTTCGAAATTTTTAAACTGAGAATAATTCATCTTAAAGAGAATTATAATTTATATAAAAAACCGTGATGGAGGATGCATGGAATATAGAACTGAATCAGATAGTATGGGAGAAATAAAGGTACCTTCTGATAAATACTACGGGGCACAGACAGCCCGCTCTTTACAAAACTTCAAAATAGGCGGAGAACGCTTCCCGAGGCCTCTTATCAGGGCCCTTGGCATATTAAAAAAAGCAGCTGCACTCTCAAACAAAGAATTGGGAATTCTTCCTGCTGAAAAAGCCGACCTTATCATTCAGGCTGCAAACGAGGTTATTGAGGGGAAACTTGATGAACATTTCCCGCTCGTGGTCTGGCAGACCGGAAGCGGCACACAGACAAACATGAACGCAAACGAAGTTATCTCCAACCGCGCCATTGAAATCTCGGGCGGACAGATGGGAAGCAAGAAACCTATCCATCCCAACGACGACGTCAATAAGGCACAGTCATCAAACGATACTTTCCCTACGGCAATGCATATTGCGGCTGTTGAGGAAATCCACAGAAGACTCATCCCGATGGTTACAAAGCTGCGCGACGCGCTCGATAAAAAGTCACATGAATTCAATGGCATTATTAAGATCGGCCGCACGCACCTGATGGATGCAACCCCTCTTACGCTCGAACAGGAATTCTCAGGCTATGTTCAGCAGCTTACAAACGGCCTTGAAAGAATTAACTGCGCGCTTCCCAGGCTCTATGAGCTTGCATTGGGAGGCACTGCCGTTGGTACAGGCTTAAATACACACCCTGAATTTGCAGTTAAAGCTGCCGGAAACATTGCAGAGCTTACAGGCAAGCCTTTTGTTTCAGCAAGAAACAAGTTTGAAGCTCTTGCAGCTCACGACGCTTTGGTAGAAATGAGCGGCGTTCTGAAAACACTTGCAGCCTCACTGATGAAAATTGCAAACGACGTACGCTGGCTCGGCAGCGGTCCAAGAAGCGGAATAGGCGAACTCTCTCTTCCTGAAAACGAACCGGGCAGTTCAATTATGCCGGGCAAGGTTAACCCCACACAGTCTGAAGCAATGACTATGGTCTGCGCCCAGGTTTTCGGCAACGACGTTACCATAAACTTCAGCGGCTCAATGGGTAACTTTGAACTGAACGTCTTTAAGCCGGTTATCATATTCAACCTCCTGCAGTCAATAAAGCTTATTTCAGATGCCTGCGAAAGCTTTACCGATAACTGCGTAGTTGGAATACAGGCCAATACGGGCAACATTAAAAAACACCTTCAAAACTCCCTTATGCTTGTTACAGCACTTAACCCGCATATCGGATACGACAACGCCGCAAAGGTTGCAAAGAAGGCACACAAGGAAAACAAAACCCTCCGCGAGGCAGCCATTGAACTTGGACTCCTTACCGGGGAGAAGTTTGATGAAGTTGTAAAACCTGAAGAAATGATCGGGCCAAAGAAATAATCATTTAACAATTGAGGCCGGAAGAGAACGAAATTCTTCCGGCCCCGGTTTAACAACCAAAAGAGGGCAATAAAAGTGTTAGAAATCATACTGAATATCTACCTTATCATTAACGACGGGCTTGTTGTGGCCTTCAGGGCCAAGGGCTATGAAATGGAAGGCGGTGACAATAATAAAATTGAATTTCTGAAAAGGAAGGCCAGGGAGGATTTTGAACACGCCTATCATTTTGACGCCCCGCAGAACAGAAAAGGGGAATTCATGAAATATAACAAGTTTGCCCGCCTGGAGCAGCAGGGAATGCAGTACGAGCTCTTTGAAGAGATATTCCAGAGCTTCAAACTCCCGGAACAGCCCCTTATCTGCGTTACCCCGGTTGTAAACGGCAAAATTATCAGCGAATATTAATATTTAAACCGCCGAAGGCGGACCTCAAACCTTGAACCTTCTTTTCCCTTCATATTTTAATGATAATTTTTATACATTAAAAGAATGATAATTTCATAATTGAAATAATATTGAATAAATATTCTTATATTTATAACCAATTTTAAAGAATTTGAGAGGCTTTTATGTCCGACAAGGCACATGAGCTCGATGAGCTTTGCATTAACACAATAAGATTTCTTGCAGTGGATGCTGTACAGAAAGCAAATTCGGGCCACCCTGGTATGCCTATGGGCTGCGCTCCTATTGCTTATAGATTATTTACAAAATATATGCGCTATAACCCCGATAACCCGAAGTGGTTCAACAGGGATAAATTCGTTCTTTCGGCAGGACACGGCAGCATGCTGCTCTATAGTATGCTTTACCTGACAGGCTATGACATTTCAATGGAAGATCTTAAAAGTTTCAGGCAGTGGGACAGCAAAACCCCGGGCCACCCCGAGGCAATCCTGACCCCAGGCGTTGAAACTACAACGGGACCTCTTGGACAGGGGATCACTAACTCCATAGGTATGGCTGTTGCACAGGAATTCCTTGCTGCAACTTTTAATAAAAAAGACCTTCCCCCGGTGCTCGACCACTACATCTATGTAATCGCAAGCGACGGCGATATGATGGAAGGTATTTCTCACGAGGCATCCTCATTTGCCGGACACCAGGGACTTGGAAAACTTATCGTTTTCTATGACGACAATAATATCAGCATAGACGGCAGTACAAACCTTGCCTTTACCGAGGACGTAGGTAAACGCTATGAGGCCTACGGCTGGCATGTCCAGCACCTGGATGACGTTAACGACCTTAAGGCAATGGACCGTGCAATTGAAAACGCACAGAAAGAAAAAAACAGGCCTTCTTTTATTGTTACCAAAACACATATAGGCTTTGGAAGCCCTAATAAGCAGGACAAGGCTTCAGCCCACGGCTCACCCTTAGGCCCCGATGAAGTAAAGCTTACAAAGAAAAACCTCGGATGGCCCGAAGATAAAACTTTTTATGTCCCTGAAGAAGTTTCAAAGTTCTTTTCACAGTTTAAGGAAAAAGGTCATAAGCTCGAAGAGGAATGGGGAAAACAGTTTGAAGAGTACTGCGGAAAATACCCCGAAGAAGGGAAGCTCTTTAGTGATGTAATGACAGGCAATTTCGGGGACAAATGGCAGGCGAAACTTCCCAAGTTTGCAGTTGAACCAAAAGGCATGGCAACACGCTCGGCCTCAGGAAAGGCTCTTAACGCCATAGCCTCTTCCATTCCTACTTTAATCGGCGGCTCTGCAGACCTTGCTCCTTCAAACAACACGGAATTAAAAGGCTATCCTGCATTTTCTCCCGAACACCGCGAAGGACGCAACTTCCACTTCGGTGTGCGTGAGCACGGTATGGCCGGAATGCTTAACGGCATGGCAATCTACGGCGGAGTAATTCCCTACGGAGGTACTTTCCTCGTATTCTCAGATTACCTCCGTCCTGCAATACGCCTGGGCGTACTCTCGGGCTTAAGGCCTATTTACATTTTTACACACGACAGCATTGGACTTGGCGAAGACGGTCCTACACATCAGGCCGTTGAGCACCTGGCAGCCTTAAGGGCAATTCCTGAAGTTGTCGTAATCCGCCCGGCTGATGCCAACGAAACGAGTTTTGCATGGCGCGCGGCAATTGAACATTCGGGCAGCCCGGTTGCACTTATCTTAACCAGGCAGAACGTCCCGGTAATTGACCAGGATAAATACCCAAGCGCTGAAGGCCTCCTTAAGGGTGCCTATGTGCTGCGTGATACAGAAGGTACTCCGGACATTATTCTTATGGCAACAGGAAGCGAAGTTCAGCACATACTGGCCGCCAGCGAAGAGCTCGAAAGCCAGGGCATTAAAGCCAGATGCGTAAGCTTCCCGTCGTGGGAGCTCTTCGACCGCCAGACAGAGGAGTACAAGAATTCAGTCCTTCTGCCTGAGGTAAAAGCACGCCTCTCGGTTGAAGCCGCAGTTAAAATGGGATGGGAAAAATATGTCGGTCAGTCGGGCGACTCTGTGAGCCTGGACAGGTTCGGCATGTCTGCTCCCGGTGAAGTTGTAATGGAAAAATTCGGCTTTACCTCAGCTAATGTGGTAAAAAGAGCAAAAGAATTATTAAATAAAATAAAAAATAATAAGTAGTAAATTGATTTAAGGGGCATCCTTCCCAAGGTATGCCCCTTTCTTTACAGGAGTTGTTTTTTGGAGCATATAAGATATTTTATTGATCTGTTCATTCATCTTGATAAACATCTAAACGGAATTATACTTGAATACGGCATCTGGACTTATC of Ignavibacteria bacterium contains these proteins:
- a CDS encoding VOC family protein translates to MGISIKRTGHTALLVDDVERAANFYNVNFGFDIIFIFEQWGLVRKNKDDIAFIRKGAPHPPHFGMRVASKDEVDKALHKLREIGTEILEEPKLHTDDSYSLLFADPDGNAVEIIYDPNISG
- the fumC gene encoding class II fumarate hydratase, which codes for MEYRTESDSMGEIKVPSDKYYGAQTARSLQNFKIGGERFPRPLIRALGILKKAAALSNKELGILPAEKADLIIQAANEVIEGKLDEHFPLVVWQTGSGTQTNMNANEVISNRAIEISGGQMGSKKPIHPNDDVNKAQSSNDTFPTAMHIAAVEEIHRRLIPMVTKLRDALDKKSHEFNGIIKIGRTHLMDATPLTLEQEFSGYVQQLTNGLERINCALPRLYELALGGTAVGTGLNTHPEFAVKAAGNIAELTGKPFVSARNKFEALAAHDALVEMSGVLKTLAASLMKIANDVRWLGSGPRSGIGELSLPENEPGSSIMPGKVNPTQSEAMTMVCAQVFGNDVTINFSGSMGNFELNVFKPVIIFNLLQSIKLISDACESFTDNCVVGIQANTGNIKKHLQNSLMLVTALNPHIGYDNAAKVAKKAHKENKTLREAAIELGLLTGEKFDEVVKPEEMIGPKK
- the tkt gene encoding transketolase; the encoded protein is MSDKAHELDELCINTIRFLAVDAVQKANSGHPGMPMGCAPIAYRLFTKYMRYNPDNPKWFNRDKFVLSAGHGSMLLYSMLYLTGYDISMEDLKSFRQWDSKTPGHPEAILTPGVETTTGPLGQGITNSIGMAVAQEFLAATFNKKDLPPVLDHYIYVIASDGDMMEGISHEASSFAGHQGLGKLIVFYDDNNISIDGSTNLAFTEDVGKRYEAYGWHVQHLDDVNDLKAMDRAIENAQKEKNRPSFIVTKTHIGFGSPNKQDKASAHGSPLGPDEVKLTKKNLGWPEDKTFYVPEEVSKFFSQFKEKGHKLEEEWGKQFEEYCGKYPEEGKLFSDVMTGNFGDKWQAKLPKFAVEPKGMATRSASGKALNAIASSIPTLIGGSADLAPSNNTELKGYPAFSPEHREGRNFHFGVREHGMAGMLNGMAIYGGVIPYGGTFLVFSDYLRPAIRLGVLSGLRPIYIFTHDSIGLGEDGPTHQAVEHLAALRAIPEVVVIRPADANETSFAWRAAIEHSGSPVALILTRQNVPVIDQDKYPSAEGLLKGAYVLRDTEGTPDIILMATGSEVQHILAASEELESQGIKARCVSFPSWELFDRQTEEYKNSVLLPEVKARLSVEAAVKMGWEKYVGQSGDSVSLDRFGMSAPGEVVMEKFGFTSANVVKRAKELLNKIKNNK